The Plasmodium yoelii strain 17X genome assembly, chromosome: 4 genome has a window encoding:
- a CDS encoding inner membrane complex protein 1a, putative: MFDACKINSNCCHDELEEDNKYTKDENNYIYEKNTRTNTNELKNIIEGKPDMTKSVEISQHTEREYVAITAYQPVDTITKTVEVPFVRTIETIIPKITYENKIREVPKYYSKFVEKVVEVPEVKFVDKIVEVPRIQYLFKYAPKVEIKENIIKKPVIEKKIIEKFVEVPEVKEMKRFQEVETVEYVIKYVPKGSKDEKDETEKVVDSESEEKNEKEKVVDNENEEKNVENEYNKKDTKLVRNISMNKEVNIIMGTNMILNQEDICAGAQNIYPYMFTKSMNESGMVINSNRHSKLDIIDNIEMMQLNENVNSILPTPRIEQVFKPKIVKNVEVQKHVPISVDVPIPYMVPKPIVVNVDVPVLKFRDTFVPVPVRRKIIPKIKWISDVYQVDCIKERPYLKIQDIIKPVPCDIEIKYNKFMEKACPINPNELPQDDVHAMWIRVNSHLAEQKKKEYGNLYPYYRTELNHDSVVEMTESKNLSEEKYMEEEQIEKEYFMSCEMDKLESKKREAGDVDETTFEATENRSDDGRTKTGDVNENVEEGENKVDAAVDVGENKVDAAVDVGENKMDENKMDENKMDENKMDENKMDVDVEMGEHKMDANVDANVDAGENKMDGSVENDISFIQDGMVYNIEGFNNFMNEIDTNYQRKNLEEDPVAHLSPNHPLAMTYLQNKWISTDTLRTHELYNNNFINVSVNSNINLQNRNSFSTDLFQNREFLKSAHYMISPFKPRNIKNIENCYNRIIMQNVQEENNKYAENNYNKNNVDSNLNKFIYEKNKSDNSDDKCCNYFCNQDK, translated from the exons atgttTGATGcatgtaaaataaatagtaattgcTGTCATGATGAGTTGGAGGAAgacaataaatatacaaaggatgaaaataattatatttatgaaaaaaatacgaGAACAAATacaaatgaattaaaaaatattatagagGGAAAACCAGATATGACGAAATCTGTCGAAATTAGTCAGCATACAGAAAGGGAATAT gTGGCTATAACAGCTTATCAACCTGTCGATACTATAACTAAAACTGTAGAAGTGCCATTTGTTAGAACAATAGAAACAATTATCCCAAAAATaacatatgaaaataaaattagagAAGTTCCAAAATATTATTCCAAGTTTGTTGAAAAG GTTGTGGAGGTCCCAGAAGTAAAATTTGTGGATAAAATTGTAGAAGTTCCAAGGATACAATATTTATTCAAATATGCTCCGAAAGTTGAGATTAAAgagaatattataaaaaaaccagttattgaaaaaaagATTATCGAAAAGTTTGTTGAAGTTCCAGAAGTTAAGGAGATGAAACGGTTCCAGGAAGTGGAGACAGTGGAATATGTGATCAA GTACGTACCCAAAGGGAGCAAAGATGAAAAGGATGAAACAGAAAAAGTAGTAGATAGCGAAAGTGAGGAAAAGAATGAAAAGGAAAAAGTAGtagataatgaaaatgaggaaaaaaatgtagaaaatgaatataataaaaaggatACAAAACTTGTTAGAAATATATCAATGAATAAAGAAGTGAATATAATTATGGGAACCAATATGATACTAAATCAAGAAGATATATGTGCAGGtgcacaaaatatatatccatatatgTTTACAAAATCAATGAATGAATCTGGAATGGTAATAAATTCAAATAGACATTCTAAATTAGATATTATTGATAATATAGAAATGATGCAACtaaatgaaaatgttaaTTCAATTTTACCAACCCCAAGAATTGAACAAGTATTTAAAccaaaaattgttaaaaatgtAGAAGTACAAAAACATGTTCCTATTTCTGTCGATGTTCCAATACCATATATGGTTCCAAAACCTATAGTTGTTAATGTAGATGTGCCTGTATTAAAGTTTAGAGATACATTTGTACCTGTACCAGTCAGGAGAAAAATCATACCCAAAATAAAATGGATATCTGATGTATATCAAGTAGATTGTATTAAAGAAAGACCATATCTAAAAATACAAGATATAATTAAACCTGTACCATGTGATATagaaattaaatataacaaatttatGGAAAAAGCATGTCCCATTAACCCAAACGAGTTACCACAAGATGATGTTCATGCAATGTGGATTAGAGTCAACTCTCATTTAgctgaacaaaaaaaaaaagaatatggAAATTTATACCCTTACTATAGAA ctgAGTTGAACCATGATAGTGTTGTCGAAATGACGGAGTCCAAAAACTTGAGCGAAGAAAAATACATGGAAGAGGAACAAATTGAAAAGGAATATTTTATGAGTTGCGAAATGGATAAATTGGaatcaaaaaaaagagaagCTGGAGATGTAGATGAAACCACTTTTGAAGCAACCGAAAATAGAAGTGATGATGGTAGAACAAAAACAGGTGACGTAAATGAAAATGTAGAAGAGGGCGAAAATAAAGTAGATGCGGCTGTAGATGTGGGTGAAAATAAAGTAGATGCGGCTGTAGATGTGggtgaaaataaaatggatgaaaataaaatggatGAGAATAAAATGGATGAGAATAAAATGGATGAGAATAAAATGGACGTGGATGTCGAAATGGGTGAACATAAAATGGATGCGAATGTAGATGCGAATGTAGATGCTGGTGAGAATAAAATGGATGGGAGTGTAGAAAATGATATTTCTTTTATACAAGATGGAATGGTTTATAATATAGAAGgttttaacaattttatgAACGAAATTGATACAAATTATCAAAGAAAGAATTTAGAAGAAGATCCAGTTGCACATTTATCCCCAAATCATCCACTTGCTATGacatatttacaaaataaatggaTATCTACAGATACATTAAGAACCCATGAactttataataataattttattaatgtaAGTGTGAATTCTAACATAAATTTGCAAAATAGAAATAGTTTCTCAACAgatttatttcaaaatagGGAATTTCTAAAATCAGCACATTATATGATTTCTCCATTTAAACCAagaaacataaaaaatatagaaaactGTTATAACCGAATAATTATGCAAAACGTCCAAGAGGAGAATAATAAGTATGCGGagaataattataataaaaataatgtcgattcaaatttaaataagtttatttatgaaaaaaataaaagtgacAATTCTGATGATAAATGTTGTAATTACTTTTGTAATCAAGATAAGtga
- a CDS encoding palmitoyltransferase DHHC1, putative, with amino-acid sequence MQDDNESIDGNILEKQYEIIKCAKNHDFIKFQILIQPYILNNDIEMLNAINIMHWACYSGFTELVQKLIALNCDIEKEDLVNSDTPIYYAIKNSNYEIVLLLIKHYGSSILFHKNRRQMSPFLTAISEFNEDKILEALHILEFLYLNGISLEEQNEYGQTALFLGVKKNNISILQWLLSKNVNINHVDFYGNTILHIAVRYTDIDILRLLCDYGCLNLVYYSTFENNNTNVFQLCINNRYFLVYILLKKWLIQNKICKGLKICKTIYAFYFWFFALLNLFVYINITQSFLEIKKHHNKSVIWISLWLFQQLLWCILYFKNPGFYKENKFLTNRNKNNSNYMYATDFKNQAEYQLNNIEKEIFQINKKLLQTNNILNPIHNANQNENEILEYNDKIINLKYSKLSLYSQVSQERINSLDVNYRNAILYNQNPRNVCVTCNIIKPPRVHHCADCFHCIVHQDHHCVWVDNCIGINNQRSFYMFILSAFILLLFNYYYVFLYFKLFHNTINYAFALLVILCNFINITLFAFITYLFARNTKTILTNVTFYEHFKRPTHITDKYNTELECWEFQNLNFKKIIKNIYNFWTLNYDEPYLKYDRKIENGIYYALVPDTV; translated from the exons atgcAGGATGATAACGAAAGCATAGATGGAAATATTCTCGAAAAGCAATATGAGATAATAAAATGTGCTAAAAATCatgattttataaaatttcaaATATTAATACAACCTTATATTTTAAACAATGATATTGAAATGCTTAATGcaataaatattatgcaCTGGGCATGTTATTCTGGTTTTACAGAATTAGTACAAAAATTAATTGCTCTAAATTGTGATATAGAAAAAGAAGATTTGGTAAATAGTGACACACCTATTTATTATGCAATCAAAAATAGTAACTATGAAATTGTATTGTTACTAATCAAACATTATGGTAGTTCTATactttttcataaaaatcgAAGGCAAATGAGTCCATTCCTAACAGCTATATCTGAATTTAACGAAGATAAAATATTAGAAGCTTTACACATTTtagaatttttatatttaaatggaATCAGTTTAGAagaacaaaatgaatatgGACAAACTGCTCTATTCTTAggagtaaaaaaaaataatataagtaTTTTACAATGGTTATTAagtaaaaatgttaatataaaTCATGTCGATTTTTATGGGAATACTATTTTACATATAGCTGTTCGTTATACTGACATTGATATATTAAGATTACTATGTGATTATGGATGTTTAAATCTAGTTTATTATTCTacttttgaaaataataatacaaatgttTTTCAATTATGTATTAACAATAGATAttttttagtatatatattacttaaaaaatggctaatacaaaataaaatttgtaaaggattaaaaatatgtaaaactATTTatgctttttatttttggttttttgccttattaaatttatttgtttatattaatataacaCAATCAtttttagaaataaaaaaacatcaTAATAAATCAGTTATATGGATATCTTTATGGTTATTTCAACAACTTTTATGGTGTatcttatattttaaaaatccAGGGttttataaagaaaataaatttttaactaatagaaataaaaataattcaaattacATGTATGCTACCGATTTTAAAAATCAAGCAGAATatcaattaaataatatcgaaaaagaaatatttcaaataaataaaaaattactacaaacaaataatatattaaatccAATACACAATGCAaatcaaaatgaaaatgaaatattagaATATAATGACAAAatcataaatttaaaatatagcAAATTGTCTTTATACTCTCAAGTATCCCAAGAAAGAATTAATTCATTAGATGTTAATTATAGGAATGCCATATTATATAATCAAAACCCGAGG aATGTGTGTGTTACATGCAACATCATTAAGCCACCCAGAGTTCATCATTGCGCGGATTGCTTCCATTGCATTGT CCATCAAGATCATCACTGTGTGTGGGTAGACAATTGTATAG GAATAAACAACCAACGAtctttttatatgtttatacTTTCCgcctttattttattactattcaaCTATTATTATGTATTTCTATATTTCAAATTATTCCATAATACCATAAACTAt GCATTCGCTTTATTAGTTATATTAtgcaattttattaatataacttTGTTTGCATTTATAACTTACTTATTTGCACGTAACACAAAAACTATATTAACAAATGTAACTTTTTATGAACACTTCAAAAg aCCTACTCACATAACAGATAAATACAATACCGAATTAGAATGCTGGGAATTCCAAAATCtaaatttcaaaaaaattatcaa aaatatatacaatttttggacattaaattatgatgaaccttatttaaaatatgatagaaaaata GAAAATGGTATTTATTATGCGCTAGTTCCAGATACCGTATAA
- a CDS encoding plasmoredoxin, whose product MACKVDKVLEHPTQNEETSKNYMNNLFYYKNNELKKIDSSYFQDKYLGLFFGASWCKYCVSFINNLNLFKTYFPFFEIIYIPFDQTYTDYINFLKNTNFYTLPFDNYLYIANKFKVKNLPSFIIIAPNNNILVRDGVQLIKTDNYVNNFKSLIKNYTIHPKTFKSNNRFFDLFYN is encoded by the coding sequence ATGGCATGTAAAGTTGATAAAGTTTTAGAGCATCCTACCCAAAATGAAGAAACctcaaaaaattatatgaacaatttgttttattacaaaaataatgaattaaaaaaaatagactCATCATATTTTCAAGATAAATATTTAGGATTATTTTTTGGAGCCTCATGGTGTAAATATTGTGtatcatttataaataatttaaatttatttaaaacttattttcctttttttgaaattatatatataccattTGATCAAACATATACagattatattaattttttaaaaaatacaaatttttatactttaccttttgataattatttatatatagctaataaatttaaagtCAAAAATTTGCcatcttttattattatagcaccaaataataatatacttGTTAGGGATGGAGTACAATTAATTAAAACTGACAattatgtaaataatttcaaatctttgataaaaaattatacaatacACCCCAAAACATTCAAATCAAATAATCGATTTTTCGACTTATTCTACAATTAG
- a CDS encoding DNA-directed RNA polymerases I, II, and III subunit RPABC2, putative, whose translation MDIYNDNYGNDEEDYMGDEFGQGVDSDEGENYENDIDIIADNQIKKDKYDYENCEGNEENIRITSPYLTKYEKARIIGTRALQISLNAPLTIPIETQNDKSNGKSDYDNYLNNDPLVIAERELYNKSIPFILRRYLPNGSYEDWRLDELIID comes from the exons A TGGATATATACAATGATAATTACGGaaatgatgaagaagatTATATGGGAGATGAATTTGGGCAAGGAGTCGATAGTGATGAGGGTGAGaattatgaaaatgataTTGACATAATTGCAgataatcaaataaaaaaagataaatatgattatgaaaattgtgaaggaaatgaagaaaatataagaatTACGAGTCCATATTTAACTAAATATGAAAAAGCTAGAATAATTGGAACAAGAGCTTTACAAATAAGTTTAAATGCCCCATTAACTATCCCAATTGAAACACAAAATGATAAATCAAATGGAAAAagtgattatgataattatttaaataatgatcCATTAGTAATAGCAGAAAGAGAATTGTATAATAAATCTATTCCTTTCATTTTGCGACGATATTTACCAAATGGAAGTTACGAAGATTGGAGATTGGATGAGCTTATAATagattaa